Proteins encoded by one window of Maliibacterium massiliense:
- the mfd gene encoding transcription-repair coupling factor gives MRQGLNQALRMLSAAQQIQRETEGGNTPCSVFGVCENAKAHLSATFCQDRTVLIVTYHDAQARHLAADLSALCELPVLRLPPREQAVLAADASSREMAAQRLQALGMLSHGEACVVVASVEAALAYVMAPARFHAHTLVLKPGKVVDPGALAQALADADYERVDVVEGAGQFSVRGGIVDIFGVGMREPVRVEFFDDEIDTMRAFDVLSQRSSQALEKVVIYPAAEALISGSEAAEALEKIDEAFAQQRKKLRRDPDACAVLAGVQERLHTRLARGGNVEGYLSVLQAQPATILDYTPKRALVVLDEPVRLRQRMETCSQEFGEAFASALAQGRAVAQQAAQFADYDAWLLMARGRPIVTLQALERSDHALAPAAIVRAETRAITPFQGRVDFLCKELETWRQAGMRVFVCAGSEGTAARLSEELRARGIRLAPEADALPAPGTVKMLGDKLAMGAEYPADKLAIVSAQEVFVQHQKKRRRAARKNSRRIEVFTELSPGDYIVHDQHGVGVYEGVVQMVVEGARRDYLHLRFAGTDQLYVPTDQMDRVQKYIGAQDAAPRLSKLGGSEWSRTKARVKQSIADMAAEIVSLYAKRQALPGHAFAPDTPWQREFEERFPYEETPDQLTCSQEIKRDMEQPIPMDRLLCGDVGYGKTEVALRAAFKAVSDSKQVAILVPTTLLAQQHYHTVMQRFEGFPVTCEMLSRFRTPAEQKEILSRVADGSVDIIVGTHRLLAKDVHFHDLGLLIVDEEQRFGVIHKDRIKAMKSSVDVLTLSATPIPRTLHMSMVGIRDMSVLETPPEERFPVQTYVMEYQDGVIADAIRRELARDGQVYVVYNRVRSIEGYTRRLRELVPEARIAFAHGQMGEGALEALMIDFMAGDYDVLVCTTIIENGLDIPRVNTMVVCDADRFGLAQLYQLRGRVGRSNRLAYAYFTYRRDGALSETAEKRLRAITEFTQFGSGFKIAMRDLEIRGAGNLLGAEQHGHMSAVGYEMYCRLMDEAVQLLRGKAPEAKVDTRIDVALEAYIPEDYIQNEQLKIQAYQRIAAVDSDEAEQDVVEELIDRYGEPPAVVLHLLKIARLRARASSTGVLVLTQKQGQLEMRLSEQAPIDGQALFDVLAHTRGLSYVRGVRPILRLVRKGADARALLDTCMDILAKIRICQTPCV, from the coding sequence ATGAGGCAGGGATTGAACCAGGCGCTGCGGATGCTCTCTGCAGCCCAGCAAATACAGCGGGAAACCGAGGGGGGCAACACGCCCTGCTCGGTCTTTGGCGTGTGCGAAAACGCCAAAGCGCATTTGAGCGCTACGTTCTGCCAGGATCGTACGGTGCTCATCGTCACCTATCACGACGCGCAGGCGCGGCATCTGGCGGCGGACCTTTCCGCGCTGTGCGAGCTGCCCGTACTGCGCCTGCCGCCGCGCGAGCAGGCGGTGCTGGCCGCAGACGCCTCCAGCCGCGAGATGGCGGCCCAGCGCCTGCAGGCGCTGGGCATGCTCTCCCATGGGGAGGCGTGCGTGGTGGTGGCGAGCGTGGAGGCGGCGCTTGCGTATGTGATGGCGCCCGCGCGCTTTCACGCCCACACCCTGGTGCTCAAACCGGGCAAGGTGGTGGACCCGGGCGCGCTGGCCCAGGCGCTCGCCGACGCGGACTATGAGCGCGTGGACGTGGTGGAGGGCGCGGGCCAGTTCAGCGTGCGCGGCGGCATTGTGGATATTTTCGGCGTGGGCATGCGCGAGCCGGTGCGCGTGGAGTTTTTTGACGATGAAATCGACACCATGCGCGCGTTTGACGTGCTGAGCCAGCGCTCCAGCCAGGCGCTGGAAAAGGTGGTGATCTACCCCGCGGCCGAGGCGCTCATCAGCGGGAGCGAGGCGGCCGAAGCGCTGGAGAAGATTGACGAGGCCTTTGCCCAGCAACGCAAAAAGCTGCGCAGAGACCCCGACGCCTGCGCGGTGCTTGCAGGCGTGCAGGAGCGCCTGCACACCCGCCTTGCGCGTGGGGGCAATGTGGAGGGGTATCTGTCGGTGCTGCAGGCGCAGCCGGCCACGATACTGGATTATACGCCTAAACGCGCGCTTGTGGTGCTCGATGAGCCGGTGCGCCTGCGCCAGCGCATGGAGACCTGCAGCCAGGAGTTTGGCGAGGCCTTTGCCAGCGCGCTTGCGCAAGGGCGTGCAGTGGCGCAGCAGGCGGCGCAGTTTGCGGACTATGACGCTTGGCTGCTGATGGCAAGGGGGCGCCCCATCGTCACGCTGCAGGCGCTTGAGCGCAGCGACCACGCGCTTGCGCCCGCAGCCATCGTGCGCGCCGAAACGCGGGCCATCACCCCGTTTCAGGGGCGGGTGGACTTTCTGTGCAAGGAGCTGGAGACCTGGCGGCAGGCGGGCATGCGCGTCTTTGTCTGCGCGGGCAGCGAGGGCACGGCCGCGCGGCTCTCCGAGGAACTGCGCGCGCGCGGCATCCGCCTGGCGCCTGAAGCGGACGCGCTGCCTGCACCCGGCACAGTCAAAATGCTGGGCGATAAGCTTGCCATGGGCGCCGAGTATCCGGCCGACAAGCTGGCGATCGTCAGCGCCCAGGAGGTGTTCGTCCAGCACCAGAAGAAGCGCCGCAGAGCCGCGCGAAAAAACAGCCGGCGCATCGAGGTCTTCACCGAGCTATCGCCGGGCGATTACATCGTGCACGACCAGCACGGCGTGGGCGTCTACGAGGGCGTGGTGCAGATGGTGGTGGAGGGCGCGCGGCGCGATTACCTGCACCTGCGCTTTGCGGGCACGGACCAGCTCTATGTGCCCACCGACCAGATGGACCGCGTGCAGAAGTATATCGGCGCGCAAGACGCCGCGCCCCGCTTAAGCAAGCTGGGCGGCAGCGAGTGGAGCCGTACCAAGGCGCGTGTCAAACAATCCATTGCGGATATGGCTGCCGAGATCGTATCCCTCTACGCCAAGCGCCAGGCCCTGCCCGGCCACGCCTTTGCGCCGGACACCCCCTGGCAGCGGGAGTTTGAGGAACGCTTCCCCTATGAGGAGACGCCCGACCAGCTGACGTGCAGCCAGGAGATCAAGCGGGATATGGAGCAGCCCATCCCCATGGACCGGCTGCTGTGCGGGGACGTGGGCTACGGCAAGACCGAGGTGGCGCTGCGTGCCGCCTTCAAGGCGGTGTCCGATTCCAAGCAGGTGGCAATCCTGGTGCCCACCACCCTGCTTGCCCAGCAGCACTATCACACCGTGATGCAGCGCTTTGAGGGGTTCCCCGTCACGTGTGAGATGCTCTCGCGCTTTCGCACGCCTGCAGAGCAGAAGGAGATCCTGTCCCGCGTAGCCGACGGCAGTGTGGATATCATCGTGGGCACCCACCGCCTGCTTGCCAAGGACGTGCATTTCCACGATCTGGGCCTGCTGATTGTGGACGAGGAGCAGCGCTTCGGTGTGATCCACAAGGACAGGATCAAAGCCATGAAGTCCAGCGTGGACGTGCTCACCCTCTCGGCCACGCCCATCCCCCGCACGCTGCACATGTCCATGGTGGGCATACGGGATATGTCGGTGCTGGAGACCCCGCCGGAGGAGCGCTTTCCGGTGCAGACCTACGTGATGGAGTATCAGGATGGCGTGATCGCCGACGCCATCCGCCGGGAGCTTGCGCGCGACGGGCAGGTGTACGTGGTCTACAACCGCGTGCGCTCCATCGAGGGCTATACCCGCCGCCTGCGCGAGCTGGTGCCCGAGGCGCGCATCGCCTTTGCACACGGGCAGATGGGCGAGGGCGCGCTCGAGGCGCTGATGATCGACTTTATGGCGGGGGATTACGATGTGCTTGTGTGCACCACCATCATCGAGAACGGGTTGGACATCCCGCGCGTCAACACCATGGTGGTGTGCGATGCGGACCGCTTCGGCCTGGCGCAGCTCTACCAGCTGCGCGGGCGGGTGGGACGCTCCAACCGCCTGGCATACGCTTACTTCACCTACCGGCGCGACGGCGCGCTCTCCGAGACGGCGGAAAAGCGCCTGCGCGCCATCACGGAGTTTACCCAGTTCGGCTCAGGCTTTAAGATCGCCATGCGCGACCTGGAGATCCGCGGCGCGGGCAACCTGCTGGGCGCGGAGCAGCACGGGCACATGTCCGCGGTGGGCTACGAGATGTATTGCCGGCTGATGGACGAGGCGGTGCAGCTGCTGCGCGGCAAGGCGCCCGAGGCAAAGGTGGATACGCGCATCGACGTGGCGCTGGAGGCATACATTCCCGAGGACTATATTCAAAACGAGCAGCTCAAAATCCAGGCCTACCAGCGCATCGCCGCGGTGGACTCGGATGAGGCGGAGCAGGACGTGGTGGAGGAGTTGATCGACCGCTACGGGGAGCCACCTGCGGTTGTGCTCCATTTGCTGAAGATCGCACGCCTGCGCGCGCGCGCCTCCAGCACGGGCGTGCTCGTGCTCACCCAAAAGCAGGGCCAGCTGGAGATGCGCTTAAGCGAGCAGGCGCCCATCGACGGCCAAGCGCTCTTTGACGTGCTTGCGCACACGCGGGGCCTTTCCTACGTGCGCGGGGTGCGCCCCATCCTGCGCCTGGTGCGCAAGGGTGCGGACGCGCGCGCGCTTCTGGACACATGTATGGATATCCTGGCGAAAATTCGGATTTGCCAAACGCCGTGTGTATGA
- a CDS encoding peptidyl-prolyl cis-trans isomerase: MHKRLMAVLAALLMLVSMLLMVGCDFVEVDPKRDLDTVLAKVGGEVITKRMMFNMFDRQKGDMGITDEDELSDKYVDTMRSIQKIVLDNMVDDIVRRDLAKGLGMYPLTEEQQAKVTEKMAEYRQKRVDSVMNLYNQIDIQDKTSGQSADVDKEKIANEAVDMQMAQNYCFSEEMDRRVAENEVIKEMLEEHYTKDVTLTDEELKQEYDELLEMQKTDFKEDTTWVVRFLTVESFQEDVLVYYPGDVVRVNQIFIPIDETSQAAIRQLRTNGESAQADTMRDEALEKVKDQAQEAYDKAKAGEDFNKLMDTYNQDPGMQTEEQRKEGYVVAKHSTNYITEFRDAAVKLTKVGEISDLVASDSGYHIIMATEVFPERVLPFEEVEDKLRTKKTNDKKSQTFLDVVSARRDEMDPKVYYKRLAKGNYTTLNIEDKNLLFETDGK; the protein is encoded by the coding sequence ATGCATAAACGACTGATGGCGGTGCTTGCGGCACTGCTGATGCTTGTCTCCATGCTGCTGATGGTGGGCTGCGATTTTGTGGAGGTAGACCCCAAGCGGGATTTGGATACGGTGCTTGCCAAGGTGGGCGGCGAGGTCATCACCAAGCGCATGATGTTCAATATGTTCGACCGGCAGAAGGGCGATATGGGCATCACCGATGAGGACGAGCTCAGCGACAAGTACGTCGATACCATGCGCAGCATCCAGAAGATCGTGCTGGACAACATGGTGGACGACATCGTGCGCAGGGACCTGGCCAAGGGCCTGGGCATGTATCCGCTGACCGAGGAGCAGCAGGCCAAGGTCACCGAAAAGATGGCGGAATACCGCCAGAAGCGCGTGGACAGCGTGATGAACCTGTATAATCAGATCGATATCCAGGATAAGACCTCCGGCCAGAGCGCGGATGTGGATAAGGAAAAGATCGCCAACGAGGCGGTGGACATGCAGATGGCGCAGAATTACTGCTTCAGCGAGGAGATGGACCGCCGCGTGGCCGAAAACGAGGTCATCAAGGAGATGCTCGAGGAGCACTACACCAAGGACGTCACGTTGACGGACGAGGAGCTCAAGCAGGAGTACGACGAGCTGCTGGAGATGCAGAAGACCGACTTTAAGGAGGATACCACCTGGGTGGTGCGCTTTTTGACGGTGGAGTCCTTCCAGGAGGACGTGCTCGTGTACTACCCCGGCGATGTGGTGCGCGTCAACCAGATCTTCATCCCCATCGACGAGACCAGCCAGGCGGCCATCCGCCAGCTGCGCACCAATGGGGAGAGCGCGCAGGCGGATACCATGCGCGACGAGGCGCTGGAAAAAGTCAAGGACCAGGCTCAAGAGGCGTATGACAAGGCCAAGGCGGGCGAGGATTTCAATAAGCTCATGGATACCTATAACCAGGACCCAGGCATGCAGACCGAGGAGCAGCGCAAAGAGGGGTATGTGGTCGCCAAACACAGCACCAACTATATCACCGAGTTCCGCGATGCGGCGGTCAAGCTGACCAAGGTGGGCGAGATTTCCGATCTGGTGGCAAGCGATTCCGGTTACCATATCATCATGGCCACCGAGGTGTTCCCCGAGCGCGTGCTTCCCTTTGAAGAGGTGGAGGACAAGCTGCGCACCAAAAAGACCAACGATAAAAAGAGCCAGACCTTCCTGGACGTGGTGAGCGCCCGCCGCGATGAGATGGACCCCAAGGTCTATTACAAGCGCCTGGCCAAGGGCAACTACACCACCCTCAACATTGAGGACAAGAACCTTCTCTTTGAGACGGACGGCAAATAA